One genomic segment of Gemmatimonadota bacterium includes these proteins:
- a CDS encoding helix-turn-helix domain-containing protein produces MRSTLKFWRLEGISIPGITSVRAFAPGLSSAAAKLVGIGRPALSNYVNGHVGTTPSMASRIEAAFGVPARKLLEMQAAFDAAAPPAEVATSLVAPYVPPLIQVKAREIEAWADRNIGFRSRLAVLLRTLVHSTGRELSRVDFPGNDDAERPGWDGVIEAGAATPWIPIGSSGWEFGTDKAVDTKATADIAKAERATSKGDRAKTTFVFVTPREWKAKDRWLAANRARGQWKDVIAYDSSDIEQWLEQSISGQIWIGTEIGRPVEGVRALDRCWKDWSSATTPPLPGSLFDPAIASSRTLASSLTRAPLEPVVLAADSPEEALAFLAQFFSRSGEANCGPLGDQVLVFDRPGVLTKLSLGRRDFIAVTASREVELEIAPLAGEIRSIVIRPRNAGGPKPTLVLEPLTSAAFSAALRGPDWSRDTVTELARKSGRSLTILRRTLAILPTLRQPEWARDTEIPRHLIPFWMAGTWSFDNQADRELLQALTGGVSAQEVEVRCQRLTAMVDAPIWSVRWNCRRCCIQV; encoded by the coding sequence ATGAGATCGACTTTGAAGTTCTGGCGACTGGAGGGAATCTCCATCCCGGGAATTACATCCGTGAGAGCATTCGCCCCGGGGCTTTCTTCTGCCGCGGCCAAGCTCGTCGGGATTGGGAGGCCTGCGCTCTCGAACTATGTCAACGGCCACGTTGGGACTACGCCAAGTATGGCAAGTCGCATCGAAGCCGCCTTTGGCGTCCCCGCGCGCAAACTGCTCGAAATGCAAGCGGCCTTTGACGCTGCAGCCCCCCCTGCCGAGGTTGCCACAAGTCTCGTTGCGCCCTACGTGCCTCCTCTGATTCAAGTTAAGGCTCGAGAGATCGAGGCTTGGGCCGACCGAAATATTGGATTTCGATCAAGACTCGCTGTGCTCTTGAGAACTCTGGTGCACTCCACGGGGAGGGAGCTTTCAAGGGTCGACTTTCCCGGGAATGATGACGCCGAGCGTCCTGGCTGGGACGGGGTGATCGAGGCCGGCGCGGCGACTCCATGGATTCCCATTGGATCATCCGGTTGGGAGTTTGGAACCGATAAGGCTGTTGACACGAAGGCGACCGCAGATATCGCGAAAGCGGAGCGAGCCACATCGAAAGGTGATCGAGCGAAGACGACCTTCGTGTTCGTTACGCCAAGAGAGTGGAAGGCCAAAGACAGGTGGCTTGCCGCGAATAGGGCTCGCGGGCAATGGAAAGATGTCATCGCCTACGACTCGTCCGATATTGAGCAGTGGCTGGAGCAGTCGATATCAGGGCAGATATGGATCGGGACTGAAATCGGACGGCCAGTAGAGGGCGTTCGGGCGCTTGATCGTTGCTGGAAGGATTGGTCGAGTGCTACGACCCCCCCCCTTCCGGGATCACTCTTCGACCCCGCAATTGCTTCTAGCCGTACCCTCGCGTCTTCGTTGACCCGAGCGCCGTTGGAGCCGGTGGTGCTCGCTGCCGATTCACCTGAAGAAGCACTGGCGTTCTTGGCTCAGTTTTTCAGCAGATCGGGCGAAGCCAATTGCGGTCCCCTGGGCGATCAGGTGCTAGTCTTCGATCGACCGGGCGTGCTGACGAAACTGAGCCTCGGTCGCAGGGATTTCATTGCCGTGACGGCTAGCAGGGAAGTCGAGCTTGAAATTGCGCCTCTCGCGGGAGAAATCCGTTCGATCGTAATCCGTCCACGCAATGCGGGTGGGCCGAAGCCTACGCTCGTTCTTGAGCCCCTCACCTCCGCAGCGTTCAGCGCAGCGCTCAGGGGGCCTGACTGGTCGCGTGACACGGTTACAGAGCTAGCGAGGAAGTCGGGCAGGTCCCTGACTATCTTACGCCGAACCCTGGCCATCCTGCCCACATTAAGGCAGCCGGAGTGGGCGCGGGATACGGAAATTCCTCGCCACCTGATTCCCTTTTGGATGGCAGGTACTTGGAGCTTCGATAACCAGGCCGATCGGGAACTGCTTCAAGCGTTGACGGGTGGCGTCTCCGCACAGGAGGTCGAGGTCCGCTGCCAGCGGCTGACGGCGATGGTGGATGCACCGATATGGTCGGTCAGGTGGAACTGCCGGCGGTGTTGTATCCAAGTTTGA
- a CDS encoding restriction endonuclease subunit S: MADLFPTSFWDSELGEIPQGWRVSAIGEQATAILGGTPARAEPAFWGGTIPWINSGKANDFRVMEPTEYITELGMASSATKLLPRRTTIIAITGATLGQVSMTEIATCANQSVVGVLGSATMPSEYLYCWVKQNIGRLIARQTGGAQQHINKNDVCDLPLLLPPRPLLDAFHNAASPLFDRIANALTEASSIASLLDALLPRLLSGTLSLRDARSPS; the protein is encoded by the coding sequence GTGGCCGATCTGTTTCCGACTTCGTTCTGGGACTCGGAGTTGGGGGAGATTCCTCAGGGGTGGCGAGTGTCCGCAATCGGGGAGCAAGCCACAGCTATTCTCGGCGGGACGCCTGCGAGGGCAGAACCCGCCTTCTGGGGGGGGACTATCCCCTGGATCAATTCGGGAAAGGCGAATGACTTTCGCGTAATGGAGCCGACTGAGTACATCACTGAACTCGGCATGGCATCCTCCGCGACCAAGCTATTACCACGGCGGACGACGATCATAGCGATTACGGGAGCAACACTGGGTCAGGTGAGCATGACAGAGATTGCGACATGTGCAAACCAATCAGTAGTGGGAGTGCTCGGCTCCGCGACCATGCCGAGCGAGTACCTCTATTGTTGGGTAAAGCAGAATATCGGCCGATTGATCGCCAGGCAAACAGGCGGCGCCCAGCAGCACATCAACAAGAATGATGTTTGCGACCTCCCGCTCCTACTTCCACCTAGGCCATTGCTGGATGCCTTCCACAACGCGGCATCACCACTCTTTGACCGCATTGCCAACGCACTGACCGAGGCGAGTAGTATCGCCTCACTCCTGGACGCCCTTCTTCCAAGGCTCCTGTCAGGGACTCTGTCATTGCGAGATGCCCGATCACCTAGCTGA
- a CDS encoding RNA polymerase sigma factor RpoD/SigA: MLSSPLPPDPDDALPDAPLVPRPALAELPSLSEILATGAPTLRTRRKRETARSLGVFDGDRDILDQYLHEVSRTPLLTQVQEIAIARRVQAGDEESMQELVKRNLRFVISVAKKYQNRGLALTDLIGEGNIGLMTAARKFDPDQGVKFISYAVWWIRQSILAALARHGRTVRVPLNRTADLSRIIKSTENLRQELRREPTPEEVAKATNLTVEVVQALAALNTADVRLDAPLDMDGDRTLIDRFLADGPGDTEQEVMDRFLTEEVERALRSLPPRDSKVLRLYFGLDGGREHTLEEIGGMLGVTRERVRQLRDRALKRLKEGDVGRALASFAA, from the coding sequence ATGCTGAGCAGCCCCCTTCCCCCCGATCCCGACGACGCCCTCCCCGACGCCCCACTCGTCCCGCGCCCCGCGCTGGCCGAGCTGCCGTCGCTGTCGGAGATCCTGGCCACGGGTGCCCCCACCCTCCGCACCCGTCGCAAGCGCGAGACTGCCCGCTCCCTCGGCGTCTTCGACGGCGATCGGGACATCCTCGACCAGTACCTCCACGAGGTCTCGCGCACGCCGCTCCTGACCCAGGTGCAGGAGATCGCGATCGCGCGCCGCGTGCAGGCCGGCGACGAGGAGTCGATGCAGGAACTGGTGAAGCGCAATCTCCGCTTCGTCATCTCCGTCGCCAAGAAATATCAGAACCGCGGCCTCGCCCTCACCGACCTCATTGGCGAGGGCAACATCGGGCTGATGACCGCCGCGCGAAAGTTCGATCCCGACCAGGGAGTGAAGTTCATCTCGTACGCGGTGTGGTGGATCCGGCAGTCGATCCTCGCCGCACTCGCGCGCCACGGCCGCACCGTGCGCGTCCCGCTCAATCGCACCGCCGACCTCTCGCGGATCATCAAGAGCACCGAGAACCTGCGCCAGGAACTCCGCCGCGAACCGACGCCCGAGGAAGTCGCCAAGGCGACCAACCTCACCGTCGAGGTGGTGCAGGCCCTCGCCGCGCTCAACACCGCCGACGTCCGCCTCGATGCACCGCTCGACATGGACGGCGACCGCACGCTGATCGATCGCTTCCTCGCCGACGGCCCCGGCGACACCGAGCAGGAAGTGATGGACCGCTTCCTCACCGAGGAGGTCGAGCGCGCGCTCCGCTCGCTGCCGCCGCGCGACTCCAAGGTGCTCCGCCTCTACTTCGGCCTCGATGGTGGGCGCGAACACACCCTCGAAGAGATCGGCGGCATGCTCGGCGTCACGCGCGAACGCGTCCGCCAGCTGCGTGACCGCGCCCTCAAGCGGCTCAAGGAAGGCGACGTCGGCCGCGCCCTCGCGTCGTTCGCCGCATGA
- a CDS encoding ABC transporter permease: MIAALGAAARRTARALGERDVWGPLLLPQMRRLGVDSIPIALFIATFTGIVLALLASYIFTGTVPVYFVGALVGKTIMMELGPVLTGMALAGRVGASIAAELGTMKVTEQVDALETLAYSPDSYLVVPRVLAATLMFPVVTAFAIALGVVAGWITAINLLDLTTLEFTKGLRAFYEFKDVWFGLLKSASFGGAVALMGCLRGLRAGGGAEGVGRETTRAVVLGCEAILVLDAFWAVVLL, from the coding sequence ATGATCGCGGCGCTCGGCGCCGCAGCGCGCCGCACCGCTCGCGCCCTCGGCGAGCGCGACGTCTGGGGTCCCCTCCTCCTCCCGCAGATGCGCCGCCTCGGTGTCGACTCGATCCCGATCGCGCTCTTCATCGCGACCTTCACCGGCATCGTCCTCGCCCTCCTCGCCTCGTACATCTTCACCGGCACGGTGCCGGTGTATTTCGTCGGCGCGCTGGTCGGCAAGACGATCATGATGGAGCTCGGCCCGGTGCTCACGGGGATGGCGCTCGCCGGGCGCGTCGGCGCGTCGATCGCCGCCGAGCTCGGCACGATGAAGGTGACCGAACAGGTCGATGCCCTCGAGACCCTCGCCTACAGCCCCGACAGCTACCTCGTCGTGCCGCGCGTCCTCGCCGCGACGCTGATGTTTCCGGTCGTCACCGCGTTCGCGATTGCGCTCGGCGTCGTCGCGGGATGGATCACCGCGATCAACCTCCTCGATCTCACCACGCTCGAGTTCACCAAGGGACTGCGCGCGTTCTACGAATTCAAGGATGTCTGGTTCGGCCTGCTCAAGTCGGCGTCGTTCGGCGGCGCGGTCGCGCTGATGGGGTGCCTCCGCGGGCTGCGCGCCGGCGGCGGGGCGGAAGGCGTCGGCCGCGAGACGACGCGCGCCGTCGTGCTCGGCTGCGAGGCGATCCTGGTGCTCGACGCCTTCTGGGCGGTGGTGCTGCTGTGA
- a CDS encoding ATP-binding cassette domain-containing protein, translating into MIRFVDVHKRFGDRVVLDGFSLDVPDGQTTVLLGASGAGKSVTLKHVVGLITPDSGHVEVDGQRVDTLDPAGLAALRRTIGYVFQFAALFDSLTIADNLRLGLVRQALGNDEIAHRVQEALAHVGLADAAERFPAELSGGMRKRAGIARAIALRPRYILWDEPTTGLDPVTAATMDRLMRRTAEELGVTSVVVTHDMRSAFTVGDRIAMLHHGTLRTVGTVAEIKATTDPVVRQFIEGLPE; encoded by the coding sequence GTGATCCGCTTCGTCGACGTCCACAAGCGCTTCGGCGACCGCGTGGTGCTCGACGGCTTTTCGCTCGACGTCCCCGATGGCCAGACCACCGTCCTCCTCGGCGCCTCGGGCGCCGGGAAGAGCGTGACACTCAAGCACGTGGTGGGACTGATCACCCCGGATTCGGGGCATGTGGAGGTCGATGGCCAGCGGGTCGACACCCTCGACCCGGCCGGGTTGGCCGCCCTGCGTCGGACGATCGGCTACGTCTTCCAGTTCGCCGCCCTCTTCGATTCGCTCACGATCGCCGACAACCTTCGCTTGGGGCTGGTCCGTCAGGCACTGGGTAATGACGAGATCGCCCATCGGGTGCAGGAGGCGCTGGCGCATGTCGGGCTCGCCGATGCGGCCGAGCGCTTTCCGGCGGAACTCTCGGGGGGGATGCGGAAGCGGGCGGGGATCGCCCGCGCCATCGCGCTGCGCCCGCGTTACATTCTCTGGGATGAGCCGACCACCGGCCTCGACCCCGTGACCGCCGCGACGATGGATCGCCTGATGCGGCGCACGGCCGAGGAACTCGGGGTCACCAGCGTGGTCGTGACCCACGACATGCGCTCTGCCTTCACCGTCGGCGACCGGATCGCAATGCTTCATCACGGCACGCTGCGCACTGTCGGGACCGTCGCCGAAATCAAGGCGACGACGGATCCGGTGGTCCGCCAGTTCATCGAGGGGCTGCCCGAATGA
- a CDS encoding MCE family protein, with protein sequence MSRKSDFSVGLAVVGAIAVVIVAALWLGDLGPRGPKSLHTARFRTVGGVKVGDPVVLRGVKVGRVEAIRLAADDWVETDLRMSAPEEVPERAVAIAVSASLFGEWQIAVMDSARAPADPDVQKALTEARNGAGTSWPGATLPDIGQLTAQASRIAGDIAAVTARVQDAVDSQAIGDIRGSVRDLRRMADQLLSFTQRQTASMDKVVGNAASSSDDIAKASKHLDATLSRIDSSTASGELSALVSDARSATGELKAASGDLRLLTTAAAQQRDKMVHILTATDDVLTRLQQGQGTLGLLTSDSTLYRETTKTVVQLRTLLADIQANPRRYFRFSVF encoded by the coding sequence ATGAGTCGCAAGAGCGACTTCTCGGTCGGCCTCGCCGTCGTCGGTGCCATCGCGGTCGTGATCGTGGCGGCCCTCTGGCTCGGCGACCTCGGCCCGCGCGGTCCCAAGTCGCTGCACACGGCACGCTTCCGCACCGTCGGCGGCGTGAAGGTCGGCGACCCGGTCGTGTTGCGCGGCGTGAAGGTCGGTCGGGTCGAGGCGATTCGCCTGGCCGCCGATGACTGGGTCGAGACCGATCTCCGGATGAGCGCACCGGAGGAAGTCCCCGAGCGCGCCGTCGCGATCGCCGTGTCGGCGTCGCTCTTCGGCGAGTGGCAGATCGCCGTGATGGACTCGGCGCGCGCCCCGGCCGACCCCGACGTGCAGAAGGCGCTCACCGAGGCACGCAACGGGGCAGGGACGTCGTGGCCCGGTGCCACGCTCCCCGATATCGGTCAGCTCACCGCGCAGGCGTCGCGGATTGCCGGCGACATCGCCGCGGTGACGGCGCGCGTGCAGGATGCCGTCGACTCGCAGGCGATCGGCGACATTCGCGGCTCGGTGCGCGACCTCCGCCGGATGGCCGACCAGCTGCTGTCGTTCACGCAGCGGCAGACGGCCTCGATGGACAAGGTCGTCGGCAACGCCGCCAGCTCGTCGGATGACATCGCCAAGGCGTCGAAGCATCTGGACGCGACCCTCTCGCGCATCGACTCGTCGACCGCCTCGGGCGAGCTCTCCGCCCTGGTGTCCGACGCGCGCAGCGCCACCGGGGAGCTGAAGGCCGCCAGTGGCGACCTCCGACTGCTCACCACTGCCGCCGCCCAGCAGCGCGACAAGATGGTGCACATCCTCACCGCGACCGACGACGTCCTCACCCGGTTGCAGCAGGGCCAGGGCACCCTCGGCTTGCTGACCTCGGACTCGACGCTCTATCGCGAGACCACCAAGACGGTCGTGCAGTTGCGCACGCTGCTGGCGGATATTCAGGCGAACCCGAGAAGGTACTTCAGGTTTTCCGTCTTCTAG
- a CDS encoding NUDIX domain-containing protein, with product MASKKRAEREVSAGGIVFRRDADGTPRFLLIRDSYQHWGFPKGHLEDEESPASAAMRETREETGLEQLVMVGPIRLIDWHFRFRGRYIHKFCHFFLFESAAGEAVPQVEEGITAVRWELLDKALEVLSYDNARGVLRRGAEMARALVAVGAGRPPRPRPAPLPIPPAGE from the coding sequence ATGGCCTCCAAAAAGCGCGCCGAACGAGAAGTCTCTGCCGGTGGCATCGTCTTTCGACGAGATGCCGACGGGACGCCGCGCTTTCTCCTCATTCGCGACAGCTATCAGCACTGGGGCTTCCCGAAGGGTCACCTCGAGGACGAGGAGAGCCCGGCCTCGGCGGCGATGCGCGAGACGCGGGAAGAGACCGGCCTCGAGCAACTGGTGATGGTCGGGCCGATCCGGTTGATCGATTGGCACTTCCGATTCCGTGGTCGCTACATCCACAAGTTCTGCCACTTCTTCCTCTTCGAGTCGGCGGCGGGTGAGGCGGTGCCGCAGGTCGAAGAGGGGATCACCGCGGTGCGCTGGGAGTTGCTCGACAAGGCGCTCGAGGTGCTCAGCTACGACAATGCGCGCGGCGTCCTCCGCCGAGGCGCCGAGATGGCGCGGGCGCTGGTTGCGGTCGGCGCCGGGCGTCCGCCGCGCCCTCGTCCCGCCCCGCTCCCGATCCCGCCGGCGGGGGAGTAG
- a CDS encoding helix-turn-helix transcriptional regulator, whose product MALAVAALLERRPAALAARRALSAAGIHLTVARSPAHLATLLGRELLDAVLIGLDAARGPALDALRADYPAIPLLLFAPVRAEDAGVLLRAARERVAGLAVEGLDEPVLARLVLRHGVAARRRDALLPLAPALGLTDALQQQAWELVVSEAPHGLTTATLAKRLRVARETLSRRFAAGGAPSLKQAIDGVRLVAASQLLGNPAYRVDDVARLLGFTSSSLLHRTARRAFGVPLREVAQLDGMPLAERLRGAPTGWR is encoded by the coding sequence ATGGCACTCGCCGTCGCCGCGCTCCTCGAGCGACGGCCGGCGGCGCTGGCGGCGCGCCGAGCGCTCTCCGCCGCCGGGATCCACCTCACCGTCGCCCGATCACCTGCCCACCTCGCCACCCTGCTCGGCCGCGAACTCCTCGATGCCGTCCTGATCGGACTGGACGCCGCCCGCGGTCCGGCGCTCGACGCGCTGCGCGCCGACTACCCCGCCATCCCCTTGCTGCTCTTCGCGCCGGTGCGCGCCGAGGACGCTGGTGTCCTGCTGCGGGCGGCACGAGAGCGCGTGGCCGGGCTGGCGGTCGAAGGGCTCGACGAGCCGGTCCTGGCCCGGCTGGTTCTCCGGCATGGGGTCGCTGCCCGCCGTCGGGACGCCCTCCTTCCCCTTGCCCCGGCGCTGGGGCTCACCGACGCGCTGCAACAGCAGGCGTGGGAGCTCGTGGTCAGCGAGGCCCCGCACGGGCTCACCACCGCGACCCTGGCCAAGCGGCTCCGGGTGGCACGGGAGACGCTCTCCCGGCGCTTTGCGGCGGGCGGGGCGCCATCGCTCAAGCAGGCGATCGACGGCGTCCGCCTGGTGGCGGCCTCGCAGCTGTTGGGCAACCCCGCCTACCGGGTCGACGACGTCGCCCGTCTCCTCGGATTTACCTCCTCCTCGCTGCTCCACCGGACCGCGCGCCGGGCCTTCGGGGTTCCCCTCCGGGAGGTCGCCCAGCTGGACGGAATGCCGCTGGCAGAGCGGCTCCGCGGAGCGCCGACCGGGTGGCGCTGA
- a CDS encoding F0F1 ATP synthase subunit alpha yields the protein MATDSMLRPGELKDILLKEIEAADLGSMDVNDVGTVLEVKDGVALIYGLRRAIAGEMLEFTARETGETITGLVLNLEQDSVGAAIMGDYLKLKEGDEVRCTGRLLDVQVGPAILGRVVDGLGRPVDGLGEIATVNSRPVEMIAPGIIVRQPVTEPMQTGIKAIDAMIPIGRGQRELIIGDRGTGKTAIAIDTIINQKGTGVVCVYVAIGQKRSTVATVVEKLKEAGAMEYTVVVVASASDPAPLQFIAPYVGCAIAEYFMYEEGKATLCVYDDLSKQAAAYRQMSLILRRPPGREAYPGDIFYLHSRLLERAAKISTDPELTKNDPRIKVPGGSLTALPIIETQAGDVSAYIPTNVISITDGQIFLQTDLFYANVRPAVDVGISVSRVGGNAQIKAMKQVAGPLRLSLAQYRELEAFAQFGSDLDAATQRQLARGARMVEILKQPQYAPVPVEEQIVALYAVTNGFLDGVDVKSIRKWEADFLAWARVSRPQVLQLVREKKALTDEVTGELRAAIDAFTPMFAPA from the coding sequence ATGGCCACGGATTCGATGCTGCGCCCCGGCGAGCTGAAGGACATTCTCCTCAAGGAAATCGAGGCAGCTGACCTCGGCTCCATGGACGTGAACGACGTCGGTACCGTCCTCGAAGTGAAGGACGGGGTCGCGCTGATCTACGGGCTCCGCCGGGCAATCGCCGGCGAGATGCTCGAGTTCACGGCGCGCGAGACGGGCGAGACGATCACGGGCCTCGTGCTCAACCTCGAGCAGGACTCGGTGGGCGCCGCGATCATGGGCGACTACCTCAAGCTCAAGGAAGGCGACGAGGTGCGTTGCACCGGTCGCCTCCTTGACGTTCAGGTCGGTCCGGCGATCCTCGGGCGCGTCGTGGACGGCCTCGGCCGCCCGGTCGACGGCCTCGGGGAGATCGCCACGGTCAATTCGCGGCCCGTCGAGATGATCGCCCCGGGCATCATCGTCCGGCAGCCGGTCACCGAGCCGATGCAGACCGGCATCAAGGCGATCGACGCCATGATCCCGATCGGCCGCGGCCAGCGCGAGCTGATCATCGGCGACCGCGGCACCGGCAAGACCGCGATCGCGATCGACACGATCATCAACCAGAAGGGCACCGGCGTCGTCTGCGTCTACGTCGCCATCGGGCAGAAGCGCTCGACCGTCGCGACGGTCGTGGAGAAGCTCAAGGAAGCCGGCGCGATGGAGTACACCGTCGTCGTCGTCGCCTCGGCCTCGGACCCGGCGCCGCTGCAGTTCATCGCGCCGTACGTCGGCTGCGCCATCGCCGAGTATTTCATGTACGAGGAGGGGAAGGCGACCCTCTGCGTGTACGACGACCTCTCCAAGCAGGCCGCCGCGTACCGGCAGATGTCGCTGATTCTCCGCCGTCCGCCGGGCCGCGAAGCGTATCCGGGCGACATCTTCTACCTCCACTCGCGCCTTCTCGAGCGCGCCGCGAAGATCAGCACCGATCCGGAGCTGACCAAGAACGACCCGCGCATCAAGGTGCCGGGCGGTTCGCTCACGGCGCTGCCGATCATCGAGACGCAGGCCGGCGACGTCTCCGCCTACATCCCGACCAACGTGATCTCGATCACGGACGGCCAGATCTTCCTGCAGACCGACCTCTTCTACGCCAACGTCCGTCCGGCCGTCGACGTCGGCATCTCGGTCTCCCGCGTCGGGGGCAACGCGCAGATCAAGGCGATGAAGCAGGTCGCCGGTCCGCTCCGCCTCTCGCTGGCACAGTACCGTGAGCTCGAGGCCTTCGCGCAGTTCGGCTCCGACCTCGACGCCGCCACGCAGCGTCAGCTGGCGCGCGGCGCCCGCATGGTCGAGATCCTCAAGCAGCCGCAGTACGCCCCGGTCCCGGTCGAGGAGCAGATCGTCGCGCTCTACGCCGTGACCAACGGCTTCCTCGACGGCGTCGATGTCAAGTCGATCCGGAAGTGGGAAGCGGACTTCCTCGCCTGGGCCCGCGTGTCGCGGCCGCAGGTGCTGCAGCTGGTGCGCGAGAAGAAGGCGCTCACCGACGAAGTCACCGGCGAGTTGCGCGCAGCGATCGACGCGTTCACCCCGATGTTCGCGCCGGCCTGA
- the atpG gene encoding ATP synthase F1 subunit gamma: protein MATNRALKGRIRSVTNTRKITRTMELVSTSKLKRAQDRVVAARPYAEALRQVIADLVTPELAERFPLLRSPQSPTKGGPSRAVIILVTSNRGLAGGFNANLIKEARRRIEALEAEGYQVELVGVGKKGIGFFKYLGRAFRSERPDIGDRPTAEHAVSLVQDLMDGFADGSIGVVELVQSRFISVLNSPPAAIRILPITPPEKQAGGVRPDYILSPDPETLLEQVLPLYVRNMMYRGLVETVAAEHAARRTAMKNATDNAGDLIDALKRTYNRQRQAQITQEIAELVGGAAAL from the coding sequence ATGGCGACCAATCGCGCGCTCAAGGGACGGATTCGCTCCGTCACCAACACGCGGAAGATCACGCGGACGATGGAGCTCGTCTCCACGTCGAAGCTGAAGCGCGCCCAGGACCGCGTGGTCGCGGCCCGACCGTACGCCGAGGCGTTGCGCCAGGTCATCGCCGACCTGGTCACGCCGGAACTAGCGGAGCGCTTCCCGCTGCTGCGGAGCCCGCAGTCCCCGACCAAGGGTGGGCCGTCGCGCGCGGTGATCATTCTCGTCACGTCGAATCGCGGGCTGGCGGGTGGCTTCAACGCCAACCTGATCAAGGAAGCCCGCCGCCGGATTGAGGCGCTCGAGGCCGAGGGCTATCAGGTCGAGCTCGTCGGCGTCGGCAAGAAGGGGATCGGCTTCTTCAAGTATCTCGGGCGAGCTTTCCGGAGCGAGCGCCCCGACATCGGCGACCGTCCGACGGCGGAGCATGCCGTGTCGCTGGTCCAGGACCTGATGGACGGCTTCGCCGATGGCAGCATCGGCGTGGTCGAACTGGTGCAGTCGCGCTTCATCTCGGTGCTGAATTCGCCGCCGGCCGCCATCCGCATCCTGCCGATCACTCCGCCAGAGAAGCAGGCCGGTGGCGTGCGTCCCGACTACATCCTGTCGCCCGATCCCGAGACGCTGCTGGAGCAGGTGCTCCCGCTCTACGTCCGGAACATGATGTACCGTGGCCTGGTGGAGACGGTGGCGGCGGAGCATGCCGCGCGCCGCACCGCGATGAAGAACGCCACCGACAACGCCGGCGACCTCATCGACGCGCTGAAGCGGACGTACAACCGCCAGCGCCAGGCGCAGATCACGCAGGAAATTGCCGAGCTGGTCGGCGGCGCAGCAGCACTCTAA